A window of Oncorhynchus keta strain PuntledgeMale-10-30-2019 chromosome 27, Oket_V2, whole genome shotgun sequence contains these coding sequences:
- the LOC118377024 gene encoding rab-3A-interacting protein-like codes for MASEPLEGFHKVNLASPTTPDLHGLTSDIRPQCHSAPSSALYHTPSLSSSPFPPNALRADQLPTLPIYSAPRLLGTEGVFLSGEEGEESLGLTNDSLSRLRSPSVMEIREKANERLKEELAKAQRLNIS; via the exons ATGGCCAGCGAACCCCTCGAAGGCTTCCATAAGGTCAACTTGGCGTCACCCACCACCCCTGACCTCCACGGATTGACCTCTGACATCAGACCCCAATGTCACAGCGCCCCTTCCAGCGCCTTGTACCATACACCCTCCCTCAGCTCCAGCCCCTTTCCCCCCAACGCCCTGCGAGCCGACCAGCTGCCCACCCTGCCCATCTACTCTGCCCCTAGGCTACTGGGCA CAGAGGGGGTGTTCCTGtctggagaggaaggggaggagtctCTGGGTCTGACCAATGACAGCCTGTCCCGCCTCCGCAGCCCCTCAGTCATGGAGATCAGAGAGAAAGCCAATGAGAGACTGAAGGAGGAGCTAGCCAAGGCACAGAGGTTGAACATCAGTTGA